A portion of the Gorilla gorilla gorilla isolate KB3781 chromosome X, NHGRI_mGorGor1-v2.1_pri, whole genome shotgun sequence genome contains these proteins:
- the LOC101139714 gene encoding LOW QUALITY PROTEIN: putative ubiquitin-conjugating enzyme E2 N-like (The sequence of the model RefSeq protein was modified relative to this genomic sequence to represent the inferred CDS: inserted 1 base in 1 codon) translates to MAGLPHRIIKETQRLLAEPVPGIKAEPDESNAGYFHVVIAGESKDSPFEGGTFKRELLLAEEYPMAAPKVRFMTKIYHPNVDKXGKISLDILKDKWSPALQIRTVLLSIQALLSAPNPDDPLANDVVEQWKTNEAQAIETARTWTRLYAMNTI, encoded by the exons ATGGCCGGGCTGCCCCACAGGATCATCAAGGAAACCCAGCGTTTGCTGGCAGAGCCCGTTCCTGGCATCAAAGCAGAACCAGATGAAAGCAACGCCGGTTATTTTCATGTGGTCATTGCTGGGGAATCAAAGGATTCCCCCTTTGAGGGAGGGACTTTTAAACGTGAACTATTACTTGCAGAAGAATACCCAATGGCAGCCCCTAAAGTACGTTTCATGACCAAAATTTATCATCCAAATGTAGACA TTGGAAAAATAAGTTTAGATATTTTGAAAGATAAGtggtccccagccctgcagatCCGCACAGTTCTGCTATCGATCCAGGCCTTGTTAAGTGCTCCCAATCCAGATGATCCATTAGCAAATGATGTAGTGGAGCAGTGGAAGACCAACGAAGCCCAAGCCATTGAAACAGCTAGAACATGGACTAGGCTATATGCCATGAATACTATTTAA